Proteins found in one Candidatus Nitrosopelagicus brevis genomic segment:
- a CDS encoding collagen-like protein, producing the protein MKETIMPSSEHFTVKGQSPYKQKNGVFEVEFAITEAKPTSEQIAQKSFLPLWREKSHLNIKNGEFEVTLGSQSNPLPEKISAFTSVWIIVVDQFSSVGSSFEFQVPETMRQAPPPKPDSEQKKSKQVPRSSSAGVKGPPGQPGPEGDKGDKGDKGAPGDKGPTGQKGVTGDKGDKGDKGPPGLKGDKGDKGEKGLTGDKGDKGEQGGRGLIGDKGGTGPQGPSGDKGLTGLRGDKGEKGPTGPPGVQGDKGVPGSVGERGDKGVTGPMGEKGPTGPQGPQGEKGKIGITGPIGEKGPRGPQGPPGDKGITGVPGPQGDRGTIGPQGEQGPPGLTGEKGPRGPQGIQGPQGEQGKQGLQGPPGDKGSQGPQGSVGEKGPRGPPGPPGEKGPTGGMSEEQKQLFKDMLDILVRKGIISAEEQIELQSHLY; encoded by the coding sequence TTGAAAGAAACGATTATGCCGTCATCTGAACATTTTACTGTTAAAGGTCAATCTCCATACAAGCAAAAAAACGGCGTCTTTGAGGTAGAATTTGCTATCACTGAAGCCAAACCTACCAGTGAACAAATTGCTCAAAAATCCTTTCTTCCACTATGGAGAGAAAAATCTCATCTCAACATAAAAAATGGAGAATTTGAAGTAACATTAGGCTCTCAATCAAATCCCTTACCTGAAAAAATTTCTGCATTCACTAGCGTTTGGATTATAGTTGTTGATCAATTCTCATCTGTTGGTTCTTCATTTGAATTTCAAGTACCTGAAACAATGAGACAGGCTCCTCCACCAAAACCTGATTCAGAACAAAAAAAATCAAAACAGGTGCCACGCTCTTCTAGTGCTGGCGTAAAAGGTCCTCCTGGTCAACCTGGTCCTGAAGGAGACAAAGGAGACAAAGGAGACAAAGGTGCTCCTGGAGACAAAGGTCCAACAGGACAAAAAGGAGTTACCGGAGACAAAGGTGACAAAGGTGACAAAGGTCCTCCTGGTCTAAAAGGAGACAAAGGAGACAAAGGAGAAAAAGGTCTAACAGGTGACAAAGGTGACAAAGGAGAACAAGGTGGTCGTGGATTAATTGGTGACAAAGGGGGCACTGGTCCACAAGGTCCATCTGGCGATAAAGGATTAACTGGTTTACGCGGTGACAAAGGAGAAAAAGGTCCTACTGGTCCACCTGGTGTTCAAGGCGACAAAGGAGTTCCTGGCTCTGTTGGTGAAAGAGGTGACAAAGGTGTCACTGGTCCAATGGGAGAAAAAGGTCCTACTGGTCCACAAGGTCCACAAGGAGAAAAAGGTAAGATTGGAATTACTGGTCCTATTGGAGAAAAAGGTCCACGCGGTCCACAAGGTCCTCCTGGTGACAAAGGAATAACTGGTGTACCTGGTCCACAAGGCGACCGCGGAACAATTGGTCCACAAGGTGAACAAGGCCCTCCTGGTCTAACTGGAGAAAAAGGTCCACGCGGTCCACAAGGAATTCAAGGTCCACAAGGTGAACAAGGAAAACAAGGTTTGCAAGGCCCTCCTGGTGACAAAGGCTCACAGGGTCCACAAGGTTCTGTTGGAGAAAAAGGTCCACGCGGTCCACCTGGCCCTCCTGGAGAAAAAGGTCCAACCGGTGGAATGTCAGAAGAACAAAAGCAACTGTTCAAAGATATGCTTGATATTTTAGTTAGAAAAGGAATAATATCTGCAGAAGAACAAATCGAATTACAAAGTCATTTGTATTAG
- a CDS encoding uracil-DNA glycosylase translates to MHKLESIAENVRECQKCELCETRIKAVPGKGNFDADVIFVGEAPGRNEDIHGEPFVGAAGKRLDMILEDTGIDRKDVYITNIVKCRPPKNRVPSKKEEESCNDFIKQEIEIINPKIICVMGNTAYGTLLDGKEITKNHGKIVEKDGRKFFVTFHPAATIYNQKLVEELKEDFRKLAKFLETKDEPKQYEERRCDYCMAKTKHEVVVMPKVVTRKRRWLFKCTECNHERWLQPYRTVAESLY, encoded by the coding sequence ATGCATAAGCTGGAGTCAATTGCAGAAAATGTTAGAGAATGTCAGAAATGCGAATTGTGTGAAACTCGAATCAAGGCGGTTCCAGGTAAAGGGAATTTTGATGCAGATGTAATTTTTGTTGGAGAAGCACCAGGTAGAAATGAAGACATTCATGGAGAGCCATTTGTAGGAGCTGCTGGAAAAAGACTAGACATGATTTTAGAGGATACAGGAATAGATAGGAAAGACGTCTATATTACAAATATTGTAAAATGCAGACCTCCAAAAAACAGAGTTCCTTCAAAAAAAGAAGAAGAATCATGTAATGACTTTATCAAACAAGAAATTGAGATAATCAATCCAAAGATAATCTGCGTTATGGGAAATACAGCATATGGCACGCTGTTAGATGGAAAAGAGATTACAAAGAATCATGGTAAAATTGTAGAAAAAGATGGAAGAAAGTTTTTTGTTACATTCCATCCTGCTGCAACAATTTACAATCAAAAACTAGTCGAGGAATTGAAAGAAGATTTTAGAAAATTGGCAAAATTTCTAGAAACAAAAGATGAGCCAAAACAGTATGAAGAAAGACGATGCGATTATTGTATGGCTAAAACAAAGCACGAAGTAGTAGTTATGCCAAAAGTAGTTACAAGGAAAAGGCGATGGTTGTTCAAATGTACAGAATGTAATCATGAAAGATGGCTTCAACCTTACAGAACTGTTGCAGAAAGTTTGTACTAG
- a CDS encoding ATPase, T2SS/T4P/T4SS family, which translates to MSDLQKSESEFSISEQQTPDLEFLKFFDPTTMSIHLKENQKPLGKKGMPGSFELVELDTKTLHRDYLEIITNQILSAIDDETLGNTEISKPGALVIQYRDYRIAITRPPFSELLEITIVHPIKQMSLEDYQLSEKLMSRLETQAEGILISGAPGSGKSTLASGIANFFNRSGKIVKTFESPRDLQVDSGVTQYTRLDGSFENSADILLLVRPDYTIFDEVRRREDFRIFSDLRLTGVGMVGVVHANTPIDAIQRFIGKIELGIIPNVLDTVIYVKDGGISKVYRLELKVKVPSGMVEQDLARPVIEISDFETNTLEYEIYTFGEENIIIPVDENGSQKTGIEHLAEEKILDRLYRFDSHPKVEFLGPGRIKVFVSGDSIPALIGKAGKTIQELEKSLGLHIDVEEHGAQRELPSQSLPYDFSESGTALIFEVDRQFTGNVASFVVNDEFLFSVRIGKRGKIKVLKRSSEGKRFSRFVNNDDNLEIFLKRD; encoded by the coding sequence ATGAGTGATTTACAAAAATCTGAATCAGAATTTTCCATTAGTGAACAACAAACCCCTGATTTGGAGTTTCTAAAATTCTTTGACCCAACCACAATGAGTATTCATCTTAAAGAAAATCAAAAACCTCTTGGCAAAAAAGGAATGCCTGGAAGTTTTGAGTTAGTTGAACTTGATACGAAAACACTTCACCGTGACTATCTTGAAATTATAACAAATCAAATTTTATCTGCCATAGACGATGAGACTCTTGGAAATACTGAAATTTCAAAACCTGGCGCTTTGGTAATTCAGTATAGAGATTATAGAATTGCAATTACTCGACCTCCATTTTCTGAACTTTTAGAAATTACAATAGTACATCCAATTAAACAAATGTCATTAGAAGATTATCAACTTTCTGAAAAACTAATGTCTAGATTAGAAACTCAAGCAGAAGGAATTCTTATTTCTGGTGCACCTGGTTCTGGGAAAAGTACACTTGCATCGGGAATTGCAAACTTCTTTAATCGTTCTGGAAAAATTGTTAAAACATTCGAGTCTCCACGTGATTTACAAGTTGATTCCGGAGTAACTCAGTATACTAGGTTGGATGGAAGTTTTGAAAATTCTGCCGATATCTTGTTGCTTGTTAGACCTGATTATACTATATTTGATGAAGTTAGACGTAGAGAAGATTTTAGAATTTTCAGTGATCTTAGGTTAACTGGAGTTGGCATGGTTGGAGTTGTTCATGCAAATACCCCAATTGATGCAATTCAGAGATTCATTGGAAAAATTGAACTTGGAATAATTCCAAATGTCCTAGATACTGTAATTTATGTAAAGGATGGTGGCATATCCAAAGTTTATCGTTTAGAGCTAAAGGTCAAAGTTCCATCTGGAATGGTTGAACAAGATTTGGCGCGACCCGTAATTGAAATTTCTGATTTTGAAACAAATACTTTGGAATATGAAATTTATACATTCGGTGAGGAAAACATCATAATTCCTGTAGATGAAAATGGCTCACAAAAAACTGGAATAGAACATTTAGCAGAAGAAAAAATACTAGACCGATTGTATAGATTTGATTCTCACCCTAAAGTTGAATTTCTCGGTCCTGGACGAATCAAGGTATTTGTTTCAGGTGATTCAATACCTGCATTGATTGGGAAGGCAGGCAAAACCATTCAAGAATTAGAAAAATCTCTTGGTCTACATATTGATGTTGAAGAGCATGGGGCACAACGAGAACTGCCATCTCAGTCTTTACCTTATGACTTTTCAGAGTCTGGAACTGCCTTGATATTTGAAGTGGATAGGCAGTTTACTGGAAATGTGGCAAGCTTTGTTGTAAACGATGAATTTCTTTTTTCAGTTAGAATCGGAAAAAGAGGAAAAATCAAGGTCTTAAAACGTTCATCAGAAGGAAAGCGTTTTTCAAGATTTGTCAATAATGATGATAATCTGGAAATATTTCTAAAACGAGATTAG
- a CDS encoding metal-dependent transcriptional regulator, translating into MKKKTSRRLDSIKAAHESEKTISISDRVEDYLEVISELVDMKGYAATLDISRYMNVSAPSVTKMLKKLDAEGFLEYEKYYGINLTEKGQRIAEMIKQKHGILLEFFEILGIGKEIANQDAEGIEHHLNPKTIRQIRKFVTFFKANPKLMSSFNEF; encoded by the coding sequence ATGAAAAAGAAGACATCACGTAGATTAGATTCAATCAAGGCAGCACATGAATCTGAAAAAACAATTTCCATATCAGATAGAGTTGAAGATTATTTGGAGGTAATTTCAGAATTAGTGGATATGAAAGGGTATGCTGCAACATTAGACATTTCAAGATACATGAATGTTAGCGCACCAAGTGTAACAAAGATGCTCAAAAAATTAGATGCAGAGGGATTTTTAGAATATGAAAAATATTATGGAATTAATTTAACTGAAAAAGGTCAACGAATTGCAGAAATGATTAAACAAAAACATGGAATTTTACTAGAGTTCTTCGAAATTTTAGGAATTGGGAAAGAAATAGCAAACCAAGATGCAGAAGGAATTGAACATCATCTTAATCCAAAAACAATTAGACAGATTAGAAAGTTTGTAACATTTTTCAAAGCAAACCCAAAACTAATGAGTAGTTTTAATGAATTTTAA
- a CDS encoding DUF192 domain-containing protein, which yields MPTRLQVLIPIGIAAVIVGVAGMASLPSEVQLEANSDFLMGTVQLDDNLLEVYLADTDPRRMRGLMWENESFLSDDKGMLFVFDEPGTRSMWMKNMQFHLDIIWFDKNGSVIAIEKNVPPCITPMEVMSCKSVGVSADNAQYVLEMTSGYVDKHSINENSKLELISI from the coding sequence ATGCCAACACGTCTTCAGGTTTTAATTCCAATTGGAATTGCAGCGGTTATAGTTGGTGTTGCCGGCATGGCATCTCTTCCATCTGAAGTACAACTTGAGGCAAATTCTGACTTTTTAATGGGAACTGTACAATTGGATGATAATCTTCTAGAAGTATATCTTGCAGATACTGATCCACGTAGAATGCGTGGTTTGATGTGGGAGAATGAAAGTTTCCTTTCTGATGATAAAGGAATGTTGTTTGTATTTGATGAACCTGGAACTAGATCTATGTGGATGAAAAACATGCAGTTCCATCTTGATATTATTTGGTTTGACAAAAACGGTTCTGTAATTGCAATTGAAAAGAATGTTCCGCCCTGTATTACTCCTATGGAGGTAATGAGTTGCAAGTCAGTTGGTGTTTCTGCTGATAATGCGCAATATGTTCTTGAAATGACATCTGGTTATGTTGACAAGCATTCCATAAATGAAAATTCAAAATTGGAATTAATCTCGATTTAG
- a CDS encoding tetratricopeptide repeat protein, which produces MTFFPLLLTLVIIVSIGSSYAYALEYTYPTINQRLTEIPTYCAVESISDDIESSEMDEIMAKSELAVMAWKEKLQESELANKEFWDMKFKKIGKNESVTDDCTITILFRDDPEFSGSLLSKTLGAFMRNSIYVYYENQQSIYGDKWMDGIFKTIIHEMGHTFGLGHYTTDDNDYNRKIATRDQSPPSIMFAPAHINPDVRKITEIDVQLVRSIYGSYGFHAFSEQRPSEIIIENPISPLDPTYPFESTEISKNNVKLFRHQDTMITISGEINNVMFMSGHPVFILVTSPDLSVQVLKVKPTRDGFFETYMNFNYKSLPGKYSIEFAYIDKIDQSKNLVFDVEQTDIPLAPESENLNIIRVNNDAERFFEMGLYGDAIKNYKVVMKNADKIQEPLYLNALNKIGLSLIQLKNYEKSLSYFEQVYEINPNYPNIEQNLKTSKSLIQTDGQMIATDSTIPLPGWIKSNAGWWINGQATDQLLFDAFEYMQNKGLIGNYEFSKFSPPHIPNWLVDIVTWWIDEKISDEEFLKTVDYLLKQGIIII; this is translated from the coding sequence ATGACTTTTTTCCCATTATTACTAACTCTTGTAATCATTGTTTCAATAGGTTCCAGCTATGCGTATGCGCTAGAGTACACCTATCCAACAATCAATCAAAGGCTAACTGAAATTCCCACATATTGTGCAGTTGAATCGATAAGTGATGATATTGAATCCTCTGAGATGGATGAAATAATGGCTAAATCAGAACTTGCAGTTATGGCATGGAAAGAAAAGTTGCAAGAATCTGAATTGGCAAATAAAGAATTTTGGGATATGAAGTTCAAAAAAATTGGGAAAAATGAATCCGTAACTGATGATTGCACGATTACTATATTGTTTAGAGATGATCCTGAGTTTTCTGGCTCACTGCTTAGTAAGACGCTTGGGGCATTCATGAGAAATTCAATTTACGTCTATTATGAAAATCAACAATCAATTTATGGGGACAAATGGATGGATGGAATTTTCAAAACAATAATTCATGAAATGGGGCACACCTTTGGTCTTGGTCATTATACCACTGACGATAATGATTATAACAGAAAAATCGCAACACGTGATCAATCCCCTCCTTCGATAATGTTTGCCCCTGCACACATTAACCCTGATGTACGAAAGATAACTGAAATTGATGTTCAGCTAGTTCGTTCAATTTATGGAAGTTATGGGTTCCACGCATTTTCTGAACAAAGACCTAGTGAAATTATTATTGAAAATCCAATTTCTCCATTAGATCCTACATATCCTTTCGAATCTACTGAAATTTCTAAAAATAATGTAAAATTATTTCGACATCAGGATACTATGATAACAATTTCTGGGGAGATAAATAATGTCATGTTCATGTCCGGTCACCCTGTTTTCATCTTAGTTACAAGTCCAGACCTTTCTGTTCAAGTTTTGAAAGTTAAACCTACTAGAGATGGATTTTTTGAAACGTACATGAATTTCAATTACAAATCTCTTCCAGGAAAGTATTCTATTGAATTTGCATATATTGATAAAATTGATCAAAGTAAAAATCTAGTTTTTGATGTAGAACAAACTGATATTCCACTTGCACCTGAATCTGAAAATCTGAATATTATTCGGGTCAATAATGATGCTGAACGATTTTTTGAAATGGGTCTGTATGGTGATGCTATCAAAAACTACAAAGTAGTCATGAAAAATGCAGACAAGATTCAAGAGCCACTTTATCTAAATGCCTTGAATAAAATTGGTCTATCATTAATCCAATTGAAAAATTATGAAAAATCGTTATCATACTTTGAACAGGTATATGAAATAAATCCAAACTATCCAAACATTGAACAAAATCTCAAAACCTCAAAATCATTAATTCAGACTGATGGCCAAATGATTGCCACTGATTCTACAATTCCACTTCCCGGTTGGATTAAATCAAATGCCGGATGGTGGATAAATGGACAGGCTACTGATCAATTGTTATTTGATGCATTTGAATACATGCAAAACAAGGGTTTGATTGGAAATTATGAGTTTTCAAAATTCTCTCCACCACACATTCCAAACTGGCTTGTAGACATAGTCACTTGGTGGATTGATGAAAAAATATCTGATGAGGAATTTCTTAAAACTGTAGATTATTTACTGAAGCAAGGAATAATTATAATTTAA
- a CDS encoding FTR1 family iron permease, which yields MLKKSSLAIFAIAMLLFVIPSAYSIDNSKVRYYSVIEVTETSLNLALTSLENQDFESTKNFIEFGSTHFSKNLEKLRNVDASLTDEVHISLLDLQTRQLNPENLSTVSSEITRIVEIFEAIPEDEEYNPNVTVALLIIVDEQYAIFESEGSEFSYQIAVGFMERANQIFYSGTDYNERQKVELQSFFNDMFEMVKNKDPYASIASTNIWVQRDLLGTDVVGTIGTDSSSFYIVIKELYAELMIELDNGDYKKAEQLGIEAYLENFEYLEPEIEVADAELLYQLEWDMREELRTMIKNYEDPDVIKSFLVDSIIPRLDTAEAKVADLRASGVVIAEVFANKETKPMGSASEGQKAEVRDEIDFIREQLMATEIFYELGDTQAAYASARTAYLDSYEYVEIPLRAIAPDFTFEVEYQFATLRNQINDGAPIEDISTTIISLERSLDESERLVSGTGTIAPMIAFISSFSIIFREGLEAVLILGAIITYLEASRNHKFKKYVHYGIGLAIGATAVTWVIASYIIEISGANRELIEAIAALSATAVLFYVSFWILNKIEHKRWMEFVKAKVFQASAAGGTSVFIMLSFFTVYREGFETVLFYQAMFSFAKYMEFYVGLGFILGIVSLLGIYFGFRKLGKRLPLRALFGLTMGIGAYLSIAFLGNAIREFQVLDFIPYTSMLGTIPRLDINVATMTGIYPTLETTVGQIILLAVYLVASLYVLVLRPKRQKALASMRKSRAQVDEQQTN from the coding sequence GTGTTGAAGAAATCTAGTCTTGCTATATTTGCAATTGCAATGTTATTGTTTGTAATCCCTAGCGCATATTCAATTGATAATAGTAAGGTGAGATATTATTCTGTGATAGAAGTTACTGAAACGAGTCTCAATCTTGCTCTAACAAGTCTTGAAAATCAAGACTTTGAATCTACTAAAAACTTCATAGAATTTGGCTCAACACACTTTTCAAAGAATTTGGAAAAATTAAGAAATGTTGATGCGTCTCTAACTGATGAGGTTCACATATCATTACTCGATCTTCAAACAAGACAGTTAAACCCTGAAAATCTATCTACTGTATCTTCTGAAATAACAAGAATTGTTGAAATCTTTGAGGCAATTCCTGAAGATGAAGAATACAATCCTAATGTCACAGTTGCATTATTGATTATAGTAGATGAACAATATGCAATCTTTGAATCTGAAGGTAGTGAATTTTCTTATCAAATTGCAGTAGGATTTATGGAAAGAGCAAATCAGATATTTTATTCTGGAACTGATTATAACGAACGTCAAAAAGTAGAATTACAATCATTTTTCAATGACATGTTTGAAATGGTAAAGAACAAAGATCCATACGCATCAATTGCCTCTACCAATATCTGGGTTCAACGGGATTTACTTGGAACTGATGTTGTTGGAACTATTGGAACAGATAGTAGCAGTTTCTACATTGTGATAAAAGAGCTATATGCTGAATTAATGATTGAATTAGATAATGGCGACTACAAAAAAGCAGAACAACTTGGAATAGAAGCATATCTTGAGAACTTTGAATATCTAGAACCTGAAATCGAAGTTGCTGATGCTGAATTATTATATCAATTAGAATGGGACATGCGTGAAGAATTGCGTACCATGATCAAAAATTATGAAGACCCTGATGTAATCAAATCATTTTTGGTTGATTCAATCATTCCTAGATTAGATACAGCAGAAGCCAAAGTTGCAGACTTGAGAGCATCTGGTGTAGTAATTGCAGAAGTATTTGCAAATAAAGAAACAAAACCAATGGGCTCTGCATCTGAAGGTCAAAAAGCTGAAGTTCGAGATGAGATTGACTTTATCCGAGAACAATTAATGGCAACTGAAATTTTCTATGAATTAGGTGATACGCAAGCAGCATACGCAAGTGCACGAACAGCATATCTGGACAGTTATGAATATGTTGAAATTCCATTAAGAGCAATTGCACCTGATTTCACTTTTGAGGTTGAATATCAGTTTGCAACATTAAGAAATCAAATTAATGATGGTGCACCAATCGAAGACATTTCTACTACAATTATTTCCCTTGAACGTTCTCTAGACGAGTCTGAACGTCTTGTTTCTGGAACCGGAACCATTGCACCAATGATTGCATTCATCTCATCTTTTTCTATAATCTTTAGAGAAGGATTGGAAGCTGTTTTGATTTTAGGTGCTATAATCACATATCTTGAAGCATCAAGAAATCATAAATTCAAAAAATATGTGCATTATGGAATAGGACTTGCAATTGGTGCTACAGCTGTAACTTGGGTTATTGCATCTTACATTATAGAAATTTCAGGCGCTAACAGAGAACTGATTGAGGCGATAGCGGCATTGTCTGCGACGGCGGTTCTATTCTATGTGAGTTTCTGGATACTTAACAAGATTGAACACAAACGATGGATGGAGTTTGTAAAAGCCAAAGTTTTCCAGGCATCTGCAGCTGGAGGTACATCTGTGTTCATAATGCTGTCATTTTTCACAGTATACAGAGAAGGATTTGAAACTGTCTTATTCTACCAAGCAATGTTCTCGTTTGCCAAGTACATGGAATTTTATGTTGGATTAGGATTCATTCTCGGCATTGTTTCATTACTTGGAATATACTTTGGATTTAGAAAACTTGGAAAACGTTTACCGCTACGTGCACTATTTGGATTAACAATGGGTATTGGAGCATACTTGTCAATTGCATTCTTAGGAAACGCAATACGAGAGTTCCAGGTATTAGATTTCATCCCATACACTAGCATGCTTGGAACTATTCCAAGATTAGACATCAACGTTGCAACAATGACTGGAATCTATCCAACACTTGAGACCACTGTAGGCCAAATCATCTTGCTAGCGGTCTATCTTGTAGCATCACTTTACGTGCTTGTTCTAAGACCAAAGAGACAAAAAGCCCTCGCTTCAATGAGAAAATCGAGAGCGCAAGTAGATGAGCAACAGACGAATTAG
- a CDS encoding hydantoinase/oxoprolinase family protein — MSNRRIRIGIDVGGTFTKAIALDIVSGEILSASTIPTTHTAERGVSAGIVSVLSDLLKESQIKLDEIEIIAHSTTQAINALLESDTAKVGIVAMGVGPEKSDVIKRTNLRDAKINHDNDIKSSHRFLDTSHLITDSEVSTAIKELKDDGAKVIVATEAFGVDDPSNEQFIMEHATKQEVPSTASHEISGIYGLEIRTLTAAINASVLPKTVQVGNFVEEAIRETGVTAPLMIMKGDGGVTSMDTFRTKPILTVLSGPAASVAGALLYLKITNGIFVEVGGTSTNICIIKNGKPEIRYVTIKNHPTCIRSMDVRVLGVAGGSMVQVKSNTVVGVGPRSAHIAGLKYSCYASMDDLSTGEIIFVKPKPNDIEEYVAIKCKNETYAITNTCAANALGRIPEGDYSYSDPATAKFALEILGKKLGVSGAQVALSILQNASYDITNEITKIIKEFELEKSKVKLVGGGGGASVLAPFVAEQLQLQYDKADYAEVISSIGVASSMMQEQLEETVVNPNPEQISKLQKKIHDILIEKGSTPESISIDSVYIPEKSLLRVTAFGNVELDNGMTAKNIFDKDDATERALEISNIPKDKINLAFETDHYFVFSGKITTKKLMIKKTVQPVIVIDKYGREKLNLSDAKLIDGDISQITSGLNKSLSSDAHVSPQVYLLNELKLVDFSGLTSKSHIIDAIKKELGDLSNACVIVEAKK, encoded by the coding sequence ATGAGCAACAGACGAATTAGAATTGGTATTGATGTAGGTGGAACTTTTACAAAAGCTATAGCGTTAGATATTGTCTCTGGTGAAATCTTATCTGCTTCTACGATTCCAACAACACATACTGCTGAACGTGGTGTATCTGCAGGTATCGTTTCTGTTTTATCCGACTTGTTAAAAGAATCTCAAATTAAATTAGATGAAATTGAAATTATAGCTCATAGTACTACTCAAGCAATCAATGCATTGTTAGAATCTGATACTGCTAAAGTTGGAATTGTAGCAATGGGGGTTGGTCCAGAAAAAAGTGATGTCATTAAACGTACAAACTTACGCGATGCAAAAATAAATCATGATAACGATATTAAATCCTCACATAGATTTCTTGACACATCACATCTGATTACTGATTCTGAGGTGTCAACCGCAATTAAAGAGCTAAAAGATGATGGTGCTAAAGTGATAGTTGCAACTGAAGCATTTGGGGTTGATGATCCCTCAAACGAGCAATTTATCATGGAACATGCTACAAAACAAGAAGTCCCCTCTACTGCATCCCATGAAATTTCTGGAATTTATGGTTTGGAGATTAGAACTTTAACTGCAGCAATCAATGCTAGCGTATTACCAAAAACTGTTCAGGTAGGTAACTTTGTTGAAGAAGCAATCCGTGAAACCGGTGTAACTGCTCCATTAATGATAATGAAAGGTGATGGTGGTGTTACAAGCATGGATACATTTCGTACAAAACCAATTCTGACTGTTCTTTCTGGTCCTGCCGCAAGCGTAGCTGGTGCATTACTATATCTAAAAATTACAAATGGAATATTTGTTGAAGTTGGTGGAACTAGTACCAACATTTGTATCATAAAAAATGGTAAACCTGAGATTCGTTATGTTACAATAAAGAATCATCCTACTTGTATTAGGTCAATGGATGTTCGTGTACTTGGAGTTGCAGGTGGAAGCATGGTGCAAGTAAAATCAAACACTGTTGTAGGTGTTGGACCACGTAGTGCACACATTGCTGGTTTGAAATATTCATGTTATGCATCAATGGATGATTTATCTACGGGTGAAATTATTTTTGTTAAACCAAAACCAAATGATATTGAAGAGTACGTTGCAATAAAATGTAAAAATGAAACATATGCAATAACAAATACTTGTGCTGCAAATGCATTAGGTAGAATACCTGAGGGTGATTACTCATACTCTGATCCTGCAACCGCAAAGTTTGCATTAGAAATTCTGGGTAAAAAATTAGGTGTTTCAGGTGCACAAGTTGCATTGTCTATACTTCAAAATGCATCATATGATATTACAAATGAAATCACTAAAATCATAAAAGAGTTTGAACTTGAAAAATCAAAAGTGAAACTTGTTGGTGGCGGTGGAGGTGCATCTGTTCTTGCACCTTTTGTTGCAGAACAATTACAGTTACAATATGATAAAGCTGATTATGCTGAAGTTATTTCTTCAATCGGTGTTGCGTCATCAATGATGCAAGAACAGCTTGAAGAAACTGTTGTAAATCCAAACCCTGAACAAATATCAAAACTTCAGAAAAAAATTCATGACATACTTATTGAAAAAGGATCAACTCCTGAATCTATTTCTATAGATAGCGTTTACATTCCAGAAAAATCGTTGTTACGTGTAACTGCATTTGGAAATGTTGAATTAGATAACGGCATGACTGCAAAAAATATTTTTGATAAAGATGATGCAACAGAACGTGCACTAGAAATTTCCAATATTCCTAAGGATAAGATTAATCTTGCATTTGAAACTGATCACTACTTTGTTTTTTCTGGAAAAATTACAACAAAAAAATTAATGATTAAAAAAACTGTACAGCCTGTAATTGTCATCGATAAGTATGGCCGAGAAAAACTCAATCTTAGTGATGCAAAACTAATTGACGGTGACATCTCCCAAATCACATCTGGATTAAACAAATCATTATCTTCTGATGCACATGTTTCTCCTCAGGTCTATCTTCTAAATGAATTAAAGTTGGTAGATTTTTCGGGACTTACATCAAAGTCTCACATTATTGATGCAATCAAAAAAGAGTTAGGAGACCTTTCTAATGCGTGCGTAATTGTAGAAGCCAAAAAATAG